A window of Clostridium sp. 'White wine YQ' contains these coding sequences:
- a CDS encoding Gx transporter family protein — MRKTAKLVYISLLVAQALVLHIFESMIPMPLPTPGAKLGLANLISVIGLYTLDKKRDVLIIILLRLTLATMFGGNLSSFMYSFAGAILSYVMMIVVKGIGKDKVSIIGVSCSGGVFHNLGQLLIASMIVRNIGVMLYLPVLSLVGIGTGVFIGITANYAIKHMSKLPYFNKIS; from the coding sequence ATGAGAAAGACCGCCAAATTAGTATATATATCTTTATTAGTTGCTCAAGCATTAGTTTTACATATATTTGAGAGTATGATTCCAATGCCTTTGCCTACACCGGGGGCTAAGCTTGGATTAGCAAATCTTATTTCTGTTATAGGTTTATATACTTTAGATAAGAAAAGAGATGTACTAATAATTATATTGCTAAGACTTACATTAGCAACAATGTTTGGAGGAAATTTATCTTCCTTTATGTATTCCTTTGCTGGAGCTATATTGAGCTATGTGATGATGATTGTAGTTAAAGGAATTGGTAAGGATAAAGTTAGTATTATAGGAGTAAGTTGCAGCGGTGGAGTATTTCATAACTTAGGCCAATTACTAATTGCATCAATGATTGTTAGAAATATAGGAGTTATGCTATATCTTCCGGTATTATCATTGGTTGGGATTGGAACAGGAGTATTTATTGGAATTACTGCAAATTATGCTATTAAACATATGTCAAAACTTCCTTACTTTAATAAAATTTCTTAA
- a CDS encoding polyprenyl synthetase family protein, producing MDKMWNQYPDIKKQLNQVLKIIEDNSRCKDKVIENSILELVNSGGKMLRPAFVIIASKWGKNDDIGKTNSLASVVEMMHMATLVHDDIIDDSKMRRGQETIQSKYGKDYAVYIGDYLFCACFKVLAAEGSLQSIKVDSKSMSRICLGEINQMNSKFSNKISIKEYLSRISGKTAELFSLSFYIGAAESGCSEKLSREFWNIGHDVGMAFQIIDDILDYVGTDESIKKSAGNDIKQGIFTLPFLYAVKENKKAFEEYFNKSHYEEEDIKSIIDLVRKNDGVEKSKELALKYSQKAFKRIERLPDNTFKDILREVIEKLLYRNY from the coding sequence ATGGATAAAATGTGGAATCAGTACCCAGATATAAAAAAGCAATTAAATCAGGTACTTAAAATAATAGAAGATAATTCAAGATGTAAAGATAAAGTCATAGAAAATTCCATTTTAGAATTAGTTAATTCAGGTGGGAAGATGCTTAGACCTGCATTCGTGATTATTGCATCAAAATGGGGAAAGAATGATGACATAGGAAAAACTAATTCGTTAGCATCTGTAGTTGAGATGATGCATATGGCGACTTTAGTTCATGATGATATAATTGATGATTCAAAAATGAGAAGGGGTCAGGAGACTATCCAATCAAAGTATGGAAAAGACTATGCAGTATATATAGGGGACTATCTATTTTGTGCATGCTTTAAAGTACTAGCGGCAGAGGGGTCTCTTCAAAGTATTAAGGTTGATTCAAAATCTATGTCAAGAATATGTCTTGGTGAAATTAATCAAATGAATTCAAAGTTTAGTAATAAAATATCTATTAAAGAATATCTATCAAGAATATCAGGAAAAACAGCAGAGCTATTTTCGCTATCATTCTATATAGGAGCTGCAGAAAGTGGTTGTTCTGAGAAACTTTCCAGAGAGTTTTGGAATATAGGACATGATGTAGGAATGGCATTTCAAATAATAGATGATATTTTAGATTATGTTGGAACAGATGAAAGCATTAAGAAATCTGCTGGAAATGATATAAAACAAGGAATATTTACACTTCCTTTTCTTTATGCAGTGAAAGAAAATAAAAAGGCATTTGAAGAGTATTTTAATAAAAGTCACTATGAAGAAGAAGACATTAAATCAATTATTGATTTAGTTAGAAAAAATGATGGTGTAGAGAAGTCAAAAGAATTAGCACTAAAATATTCACAAAAAGCGTTTAAAAGAATTGAAAGACTGCCAGATAATACATTCAAGGATATTCTTAGAGAAGTTATTGAAAAGTTGTTATATAGAAATTATTAA
- a CDS encoding NusG domain II-containing protein: MIKKWDIIIIILLVTLSFLPELILGVALKKDYKETYAQITIEGKVYKNIPLSTHKGQDTIEIKTKYGLNIVEVKDNKIAIIDADCPDKICMKPGFIESVGENLVCLPHKLMVEVKGETSEDGVILSY, translated from the coding sequence ATGATTAAGAAGTGGGATATTATAATTATTATTCTGCTTGTAACATTATCCTTTCTTCCTGAGTTAATATTAGGAGTAGCATTAAAAAAAGATTATAAGGAAACATATGCTCAAATTACAATTGAAGGTAAGGTATATAAAAATATACCCCTTTCAACACATAAAGGGCAGGACACCATAGAGATAAAGACAAAGTATGGATTAAATATAGTAGAAGTCAAAGATAATAAGATTGCTATTATTGATGCCGATTGCCCAGATAAAATATGTATGAAGCCAGGCTTCATAGAGAGTGTTGGAGAAAACCTAGTATGTTTACCGCATAAATTAATGGTGGAAGTAAAAGGCGAAACTTCAGAAGATGGAGTAATTCTGTCATATTAG